From one Sparus aurata chromosome 16, fSpaAur1.1, whole genome shotgun sequence genomic stretch:
- the ccdc9b gene encoding coiled-coil domain-containing protein 9B isoform X6 produces the protein MALQSRKGKADDLTITISKSTSQDNRVVVTKPFSGGSPAGKGQPEAGPDRGEESPPPGAGRGHRKQLMVTMAGKRGKRMVSEKLEKRSDVKSPTDDGQAKRVVESAGRGKQPPHMTKRDIEAQDEVKQKHTEEHHRLSEQCQEPESPQASTDLNIPTSKEEQEEYLRWKKEREQIDRERVARHKNAKGQWRRAWDVDKTDNMFSDKSIPDRDWGPSSRGGRNARRGQSRTAGDSRGHEKRGKDKGTKNVQVMSSKAKGIDRLTGRARRWQVNEDGESLQTSDTTLEEFLEELDALTEPDLEDPKDQDTKIKLSPSPDSLSGSTAPVSADTLREDSPTQLKAEVSSPKSSEKKVRFSEELVQVAHTRQTTGSQDSSSLKAASPKKIKGPQQPLESAKQDDGSPGPQDQGGGPSAPPVAQQQASETECTRKDSALPTAPSSPSPEKACASLQESSVQPAELAKCNISNTNTEELIDSGLSVLSLESGETHPTHSTSSDKAREHGKIV, from the exons GAAGAAAGCCCGCCGCCTGGTGCTGGCCGAGGCCACAGGAAGCAGCTAATGGTCACCATGGCTGGCAAACGG GGTAAAAGGATGGTGAGTgagaagctggagaagaggTCGGACGTCAAGAGCCCTACAGATGATGGACAGGCAAAGCGCGTTGTGGAGTCAGCGGGGAGGGGGAAGCAGCCACCTCACATGACCAAGAGAGACATAGAAGCACAG GATGAAGTTAAACAGAAGCACACTGAGGAGCATCACAGGCTTTCAGAGCAATGCCAG GAGCCTGAGAGCCCGCAGGCCAGCACAGACCTCAACATCCCCACATCAaaagaagagcaggaggagtATCTGCGGTGGAAGAAAGAGCGTGAGCAGATCGACCGGGAGAGAGTGGCACGCCACAAAAATGCCAAGGGCCAGTGGAGACGGGCATGGGACGTGGACAAAACTGACAATAT GTTTTCAGACAAATCCATCCCTGATAGAGACTGGGGGCCCTCCAGCCGAG GTGGACGAAATGCTAGAAGAGGACAATCCAGGACAGCTGGTGATTCAAGAG GTCATGAGAAGCGAGGCAAAGACAAAGGAACTAAGAACGTGCAAGTGATGAGCAGTAAAGCAAAAGGCATAGATCGTCTGACTGGGAGAGCGAGGAG ATGGCAGGTGAATGAAGACGGAGAGAGCCTACAG ACTTCTGACACAACATTAGAGGAATTCTTGGAGGAACTTGACGCCCTCACAGAACCTGACTTAGAAGATCCGAAAGACCAGGATACAAAAATTAAGCTGTCGCCCAGCCCAGACTCACTGAGTGGATCCACTGCTCCTGTGTCAGCTGATACACTGAGAGAGGACTCCCCTACTCAGCTGAAGGCTGAGGTATCGTCCCCAAAGAGTTCGGAGAAGAAGGTGCGCTTCTCGGAGGAGCTCGTCCAGGTGGCTCACACGAGGCAAACCACAGGCTCTCAGGACTCGAGCTCTTTAAAAGCTgcctcacctaaaaaaatcaaaGGGCCACAGCAGCCTCTTGAAAGTGCCAAGCAGGACGACGGCAGTCCTGGTCCTCAGGATCAAGGAGGCGGTCCATCTGCTCCTCCTGTCGCCCAGCAGCAGGCATCTGAAACTGAATGTACTAGAAAAGACAGCGCCCTCCCCACAGCTCCCAGCTCCCCCTCCCCTGAAAAAGCCTGTGCCTCTTTACAGGAAAGCTCTGTCCAGCCTGCAGAGCTTGCCAAGTGCAAcatcagcaacacaaacacag AGGAACTGATAGACTCCGGTCTGTCTGTCCTGAGCCTGGAGTCAGGAGAAACACACCCGACACACTCCACCAGCAGTGACAAG gcGAGAGAGCATGGAAAGATTGTTTGA
- the ccdc9b gene encoding coiled-coil domain-containing protein 9B isoform X7: MALQSRKGKADDLTITISKSTSDNRVVVTKPFSGGSPAGKGQPEAGPDRGEESPPPGAGRGHRKQLMVTMAGKRGKRMVSEKLEKRSDVKSPTDDGQAKRVVESAGRGKQPPHMTKRDIEAQDEVKQKHTEEHHRLSEQCQEPESPQASTDLNIPTSKEEQEEYLRWKKEREQIDRERVARHKNAKGQWRRAWDVDKTDNMFSDKSIPDRDWGPSSRGGRNARRGQSRTAGDSRGHEKRGKDKGTKNVQVMSSKAKGIDRLTGRARRWQVNEDGESLQTSDTTLEEFLEELDALTEPDLEDPKDQDTKIKLSPSPDSLSGSTAPVSADTLREDSPTQLKAEVSSPKSSEKKVRFSEELVQVAHTRQTTGSQDSSSLKAASPKKIKGPQQPLESAKQDDGSPGPQDQGGGPSAPPVAQQQASETECTRKDSALPTAPSSPSPEKACASLQESSVQPAELAKCNISNTNTEELIDSGLSVLSLESGETHPTHSTSSDKAREHGKIV; this comes from the exons GAAGAAAGCCCGCCGCCTGGTGCTGGCCGAGGCCACAGGAAGCAGCTAATGGTCACCATGGCTGGCAAACGG GGTAAAAGGATGGTGAGTgagaagctggagaagaggTCGGACGTCAAGAGCCCTACAGATGATGGACAGGCAAAGCGCGTTGTGGAGTCAGCGGGGAGGGGGAAGCAGCCACCTCACATGACCAAGAGAGACATAGAAGCACAG GATGAAGTTAAACAGAAGCACACTGAGGAGCATCACAGGCTTTCAGAGCAATGCCAG GAGCCTGAGAGCCCGCAGGCCAGCACAGACCTCAACATCCCCACATCAaaagaagagcaggaggagtATCTGCGGTGGAAGAAAGAGCGTGAGCAGATCGACCGGGAGAGAGTGGCACGCCACAAAAATGCCAAGGGCCAGTGGAGACGGGCATGGGACGTGGACAAAACTGACAATAT GTTTTCAGACAAATCCATCCCTGATAGAGACTGGGGGCCCTCCAGCCGAG GTGGACGAAATGCTAGAAGAGGACAATCCAGGACAGCTGGTGATTCAAGAG GTCATGAGAAGCGAGGCAAAGACAAAGGAACTAAGAACGTGCAAGTGATGAGCAGTAAAGCAAAAGGCATAGATCGTCTGACTGGGAGAGCGAGGAG ATGGCAGGTGAATGAAGACGGAGAGAGCCTACAG ACTTCTGACACAACATTAGAGGAATTCTTGGAGGAACTTGACGCCCTCACAGAACCTGACTTAGAAGATCCGAAAGACCAGGATACAAAAATTAAGCTGTCGCCCAGCCCAGACTCACTGAGTGGATCCACTGCTCCTGTGTCAGCTGATACACTGAGAGAGGACTCCCCTACTCAGCTGAAGGCTGAGGTATCGTCCCCAAAGAGTTCGGAGAAGAAGGTGCGCTTCTCGGAGGAGCTCGTCCAGGTGGCTCACACGAGGCAAACCACAGGCTCTCAGGACTCGAGCTCTTTAAAAGCTgcctcacctaaaaaaatcaaaGGGCCACAGCAGCCTCTTGAAAGTGCCAAGCAGGACGACGGCAGTCCTGGTCCTCAGGATCAAGGAGGCGGTCCATCTGCTCCTCCTGTCGCCCAGCAGCAGGCATCTGAAACTGAATGTACTAGAAAAGACAGCGCCCTCCCCACAGCTCCCAGCTCCCCCTCCCCTGAAAAAGCCTGTGCCTCTTTACAGGAAAGCTCTGTCCAGCCTGCAGAGCTTGCCAAGTGCAAcatcagcaacacaaacacag AGGAACTGATAGACTCCGGTCTGTCTGTCCTGAGCCTGGAGTCAGGAGAAACACACCCGACACACTCCACCAGCAGTGACAAG gcGAGAGAGCATGGAAAGATTGTTTGA